A portion of the Streptomyces coeruleoprunus genome contains these proteins:
- a CDS encoding SgcJ/EcaC family oxidoreductase — MNTETADIKAVEQVVATVERTQRAKDAEGFLALFHPDALWTTGHGKVLIGFDAIAEFTRAVLPTASWDGEVTYEVVHTQFLRPDVAAVKVRQLYRSAEGDTEGAPLYVMTKRDDGRWLLHACQNTEVRVG, encoded by the coding sequence ATGAACACCGAAACCGCAGACATCAAGGCCGTCGAGCAGGTCGTGGCCACCGTCGAGCGCACCCAGCGCGCCAAGGACGCGGAGGGCTTCCTCGCCCTCTTCCACCCCGACGCCCTGTGGACGACCGGCCACGGCAAGGTCCTCATCGGCTTCGACGCGATCGCCGAGTTCACCCGCGCCGTGCTGCCCACCGCGAGCTGGGACGGCGAGGTCACCTACGAGGTCGTGCACACACAGTTCCTGCGGCCCGACGTGGCGGCCGTCAAGGTCCGTCAGCTCTACCGCTCGGCGGAGGGCGACACGGAGGGCGCTCCGCTCTACGTCATGACCAAGCGGGACGACGGGAGGTGGCTGCTGCACGCGTGCCAGAACACCGAAGTGCGGGTGGGCTGA
- a CDS encoding DUF3224 domain-containing protein has product MPAQTSGHITCAHWEERTAGSGEASPKLARASATNTFSGGVEASGTTCEYTIVYVTEKAGTFTGMELLAGRLDGREGTFVVEERGSFDDAGTVHCSFEVVPGTGTGELTGLRGTGGFTYRQGEPSFPYTFDYDLG; this is encoded by the coding sequence ATGCCCGCGCAGACCTCCGGCCACATCACCTGCGCCCACTGGGAAGAGCGCACCGCCGGTTCCGGCGAGGCGAGCCCGAAGCTCGCCCGCGCCTCCGCCACCAACACCTTCTCCGGCGGCGTCGAAGCCTCCGGCACCACCTGCGAGTACACGATCGTCTACGTCACGGAGAAGGCCGGCACCTTCACCGGCATGGAGCTGCTGGCCGGACGGCTGGACGGGCGCGAGGGCACCTTCGTCGTCGAGGAGCGCGGCTCGTTCGACGACGCCGGCACCGTGCACTGCTCCTTCGAGGTCGTTCCCGGGACGGGCACCGGAGAACTGACCGGGCTGCGCGGGACGGGCGGCTTCACCTACCGGCAGGGCGAGCCGTCCTTCCCGTACACCTTCGACTACGACCTCGGGTGA